A region from the Sphaerodactylus townsendi isolate TG3544 linkage group LG01, MPM_Stown_v2.3, whole genome shotgun sequence genome encodes:
- the E2F6 gene encoding transcription factor E2F6 isoform X2 — MKNVAYSRRGHGSKNKAHIKIEKEDDVQFVSVSHKEVGHNEAVTKKDVPFVPVRKAVKGRKPRYDGSLVQLTRRFMDLVKTAPEGVLDLNEVSRMLGVRKRRVYDITNVLDGILLIQKRSKNLIQWIGSDIKQITNRTPEHQKLKDELYDLTAMEEALDELIKDCAHQLFDLTDDKENARLAYVTYHDIHSIQTFQEQIVIVIKAPEETKMEVPAPKEDSIEVRIRSTKGPIDVYLCEVPLSNPDDDALKNSGSLSFKTK, encoded by the exons ATGAAGAACGTGGCTTATAGTAGAAGAGGACATGGTAGTAAAAATAAG GCACACATTAAAATTGAAAAGGAAGATGATGTTCAATTCGTatctgtgagtcacaaagaagtagGTCACAATGAAGCAGTCACAAAGAAGGATGTACCCTTTGTGCCTGTTAGAA AAGCTGTGAAAGGCAGGAAGCCTCGTTATGATGGTTCTCTGGTCCAGTTGACCAGGAGGTTCATGGATCTTGTCAAAACCGCTCCAGAAGGAGTTCTCGACTTAAATGAGGTGTCACGGATGTTAGGGGTTCGGAAACGAAGAGTGTATGATATCACAAATGTTCTGGATGGAATACTTCTGATCCAGAAAAGATCAAAGAACCTTATCCAATGGAT TGGTTCGGATAtcaaacagattacaaacagGACCCCTGAACATCAAAAGTTAAAAGATGAGCTCTATGACTTAACTGCGATGGAGGAAGCTTTGGATGAATTAATCAAGGATTGTGCTCATCAGTTGTTTGACTTAACAGATGACAAAGAAAATGCAAG ATTAGCGTATGTGACCTATCACGATATCCACAGCATTCAGACATTTCAAGAGCAGATTGTTATTGTAATCAAGGCaccagaagaaacaaaaatggaggtACCAGCTCCAAAAGAA GATTCTATAGAAGTACGTATAAGAAGCACAAAAGGACCCATTGATGTCTATTTATGTGAGGTACCACTAAGTAACCCAGATGATGATGCTTTGAAAAACTCCGGCAGCCTTTCGTTCAAAACAAAATAA
- the E2F6 gene encoding transcription factor E2F6 isoform X1, which translates to MAARSPEQQSSPLLPQLPMDLLQAHIKIEKEDDVQFVSVSHKEVGHNEAVTKKDVPFVPVRKAVKGRKPRYDGSLVQLTRRFMDLVKTAPEGVLDLNEVSRMLGVRKRRVYDITNVLDGILLIQKRSKNLIQWIGSDIKQITNRTPEHQKLKDELYDLTAMEEALDELIKDCAHQLFDLTDDKENARLAYVTYHDIHSIQTFQEQIVIVIKAPEETKMEVPAPKEDSIEVRIRSTKGPIDVYLCEVPLSNPDDDALKNSGSLSFKTK; encoded by the exons ATGGCCGCACGCAGCCCGGAACAGCAGTCGTCACCTCTGCTTCCCCAGCTTCCCATGGATCTACTGCAA GCACACATTAAAATTGAAAAGGAAGATGATGTTCAATTCGTatctgtgagtcacaaagaagtagGTCACAATGAAGCAGTCACAAAGAAGGATGTACCCTTTGTGCCTGTTAGAA AAGCTGTGAAAGGCAGGAAGCCTCGTTATGATGGTTCTCTGGTCCAGTTGACCAGGAGGTTCATGGATCTTGTCAAAACCGCTCCAGAAGGAGTTCTCGACTTAAATGAGGTGTCACGGATGTTAGGGGTTCGGAAACGAAGAGTGTATGATATCACAAATGTTCTGGATGGAATACTTCTGATCCAGAAAAGATCAAAGAACCTTATCCAATGGAT TGGTTCGGATAtcaaacagattacaaacagGACCCCTGAACATCAAAAGTTAAAAGATGAGCTCTATGACTTAACTGCGATGGAGGAAGCTTTGGATGAATTAATCAAGGATTGTGCTCATCAGTTGTTTGACTTAACAGATGACAAAGAAAATGCAAG ATTAGCGTATGTGACCTATCACGATATCCACAGCATTCAGACATTTCAAGAGCAGATTGTTATTGTAATCAAGGCaccagaagaaacaaaaatggaggtACCAGCTCCAAAAGAA GATTCTATAGAAGTACGTATAAGAAGCACAAAAGGACCCATTGATGTCTATTTATGTGAGGTACCACTAAGTAACCCAGATGATGATGCTTTGAAAAACTCCGGCAGCCTTTCGTTCAAAACAAAATAA